The window TGGCAACGCCGAACGTGAATTGCCTTATCCTGAATAAATCAAGCCTCAGCATGGGTTCATCGACGCGCCGCTCCACTTGTACTAACGCAATGAGTAGAATACCGCCTAGGGCAAGCAGGGCCCAGACCCATGGATCCCCCCAGCCAAGGGGTTGATTATTATAGGGAAGCATGCCTAGATTCAGCGCAATCAGTATGGCTACCAGGGAAGCAGCGAGAAGCAGTGCCCCCTGCCAATCTACCTTAACTATGCCGGAGCCGGGGGATAACCTATAGANCACCTTATATGCCCAATAAGTCCCTATCACCCCAATCACTGCATTAATTAGGAAAACTAGTCTCCAATTAATAATGGCTAGCACGCCGCCAATCAATAAGCCTATGACCGAGCCCGCGCTGAACGATATTCCGATTACCNCCAACGCGAAGCCACGGTCACGGGGTGGGTAGACATCCATTATCAATGCTGGGCTATTGCTGAACATGAAACTGCCTCCCACTCCCTGAATTATCCTGAACGCTATTAACTCAATGGAGGCAACGCCGCCGGTTCCCTGCGTTAATCCAAGCAGTAGGGAACTAAGCGTGAATACGAGGAAGCCTATTGTGAATGATTTTCCCCTACCATACATATCGGAGAGGCGGCCGCTTATTGGAATGGCGACGGCTAGCGCCAATGGATAGGAAACTATTAGCCAAATCATCGATGTGAAGCCGAGGGGGGNTAATGGGTAAACGCTTATTCCCTTAAATATGGCTGGCAATGCTATTATCAGCATCGATATATTCATTGATGCGGTGAATGAGCCTAGGAATGCATTAAGCAAGACGCTTCTTCTCTCCGAGGGGGATGCCTCCGTGGTTATAGCCATGAGCGCCTCTTCATGATGTGGTTAAAAACTTAACTATTTAAGTAGCTCGACGACCAAGAAGCAGTTCAGCGGCATTAATGGGGGAGCCGAGATCCATGTTAATCACTATCCTCAGCAAGGCAAATAATAGGGATGGGCGCGACCTTAGCACCGACGCAATTGCCTTTGCGTGATTATCATAATCATCAACGCTTATGGATAATCCATTAACTTCATCAAGCAAATCAAGTATGGGTTGAATGCCGCTCCTTAAGTACAGGAGAGAGGATAAGTATGAGTAAAACCTCAATGCAGTTCCCACCGTTGTGTTCATGGCATCAACATACGCCCTAAATGCGGTATCCACATCATTCGCTAAGTCAAGGGAGAAACCAAGCAACCTAGCACTAAGTACCCCGGTCAATATTCCTCCGCCGGTTAATGCCTTATTCATGCCCGTGGAGTCCCCTATAGCCGCTGCCCTCCCTGCAATTAATGAACCGCCCCTGGAGGAAACCATGACGTTGCCCCCAAACATTGTTCTATAGCTTATTCCAAATCTTTTCCGGAAGTATGCCAGGGACCCAGCTATCCTCTCCATCCTATCCGTTACTCCGGCCCTATATTCGCCGCCATCTATGGGGACAATCCATGAGAAGTAGGATGAACTTATCCTCCTATCAAACACCACTATTATCTCATCAATGGATGATGGCAAGGCGTCGCCAACTGCCTTGCCGTCGCCCTGTATCCCGAATAAGTAATCATATTTGATCCCAAAAATCCCGGAGAGGCGGGCCCTGGCGCCCTCCGCAACTACCACTGCATCGAATCTCCCATCCCTGGAGGCGGTATTTATGTCTCCATGGGGTGATACGGCCTTGACCCTAGCATTGAAAATTATGCCGGAACCATCATAAAGCGNCTCCTCCAGGGACGGCCTATCCAGCATTATTATGGAGTGCCTCGGCAAGTTAAATGTGACCGTGGATCCGTCCTCGCCATTGATCACCCTGACCCTCGAGTACCGGCCCATAACTATGTCCCTCCTATATATCCCTAATGCGGTTGCGCCATTCATGCTGACTAAACCAGTGCAGTGCTTGGGTAATCCAAGGCGAGAATCCTCCTCGTAAACCACGACATCGTGATTCCTAACCATCCTTAGCAAGTAAAGCGCGCTTGGTCCTGCACCAGCTATTCCTATCCTCATTACCGCGTAGAGCGGGGGCGCCCACTATAAATAATTGTGCATTGCTCACGCGTGGGGTGGTTCCACGCCCAATAGTGGAATCTTTATATTGTATGGGGAAACCAACTTGCCGTGAGGGAGGGATTTAAGGAGTTAATTAATGTGGATGATGCGGTGAGGGGGGCCTTAAGCAAGATAAGGGGCTTGCCCAGGATAGTTACTGTTGAGACTTGGAGGAGCCTACATAGATTCCTTGCACGGGATGTGGTGTCAAGCATTGATGTGCCGCCATTCGATAGATCGGCCGTCGATGGATACGCCGTGAGGAGCAGGGACACTTTCGGAGCCTCCTATACTAATCCAATACTGTTGAGGGTGGTTGGATCGGTAATGGCCGGTGATAATCCATCAATTGAAGTGAAGCCGGGGGAGGCTGTTGAGGTGTCTACGGGGGCGCCCCTGCCCAGCGGGGCCGATGCAGTGGTCATGTATGAGGACTCAAGGTTAAGGGGCGAATTCGTGGAGGTGTTTAGGCCCGTGGCTCCCATGGGTAACGTATCTAGGCGGGGCGAGGACGTGGCCGCTGGGGAAGTTGTCTTAAGGCGAGGCACTTGGATAAGGCCGTGGCACGTGGCCATCCTTGCATCCATGGGGATCCAAGCCATTGAGGTCTTTGATCTAAATATTGCGCTTTACTCCACTGGGAATGAATTGATCGATATAGAGTCAATGAGCGGGGCCGGGAGGGGATCGATAATCAATAGCACTAGGTTCATTGTGGCTGATTCCCTGGGGGAGGAGGGGATGGGGGTCACCTATAGAGGGATACTGCCCGATAACGAAGATGAGATACGGCGACGCATATTAAGCGACATAGATAGGTTTGATTCCATAATATTAACGGGGGGCTCAAGCGTTGGCGCGCCGGATGCAACGATTAGGGCCATTCAATCATTATCGCCGGAGTACTTTGTTCACGGCACATCAATTAGGCCGGGCAGGCCGAATAGCGTGGCCGTAATCAGGGGTAAACCCGTCTTCTCGCTCAGCGGATTCCCAGTTGCCGCATTAACTGGGGTGGAGGCATTGGTCAAGCCCATTTTCCTTGAGTTAATGGGGGCAAAGAGGGAGCCCAGGCCTCTTGTTAAGGGGCGATTAGTAAGGCGAGTGGCAACCCCCATAAATACCAGGTCATTCATAAGAGTTAGGGTATTTAGATATGGAAGCGATATATACGTGGAGCCCTTAGCATTGACTGGAAGCGGTGTTTTATCTACATTGACTAAGGGAAACGGCATATTAATAGTGCCGGAGAACAGGGAGGGGTTTGATGAGGGGGATGAGGTTTATGTGGAATTAATTGGACCAATCGAGGAAAAAATGAAGGATAACATAACTAATTAAGGACTTATAGTTCATCTCCGCCACCAGAGACTCCCGCCCGCAAGGGCAGGGGTAGTTCATTATAAACATTGGTAGTATTTTAAAATCCTGGGGAAGCCTCTACCTATGAGGCAAGTATATACGGAGAATGCTCCAAAACCAATAGGTCCTTACTCGCAGGGAATCGAGGCATCCGGTCTCTTGTTTATTAGCGGTCAAATTCCACTCGATCCGGTAACTGGGGAATTAGTGAGCGGGGGCATAAGGGAACAGACGCAGCGAGTGATGGAGAATATACAGGCCATACTTAAGGCAGCAGGCATGGATCTGAGGAACGTTGTTTACGTAACCGTATTTCTGAAGAATCTGGGCATGTTCAATGAATTCAATGAGGNTTATGCGAAGTACTTCGGTGAGAATAAGCCGGCCCGCACAACTGTGGAGGTCAATAACTTACCGCGCGGCGCATTAATAGAGATAACAGCCATAGCCGCACGTAGCTAGGCGATTAACATCAATGTTAGGGGAACGCATTTCAATTAATTCTCCAGCCCTAATGGGGCTGTGTTTTCCATATCGTTGAGCCTCTTCATCTATGGGAAAGCGAGGCCTGGATCCTTGCTTCATTATCCCGCCAGAAAACTAGTCTGTTAATGTAAATGCCTCCATCCATAAGTATGAGGCGAGCGGGGGCAAGCAATTATGTATATCTACATATTATACGGAAAAGGATATATACGTGACCCGATGAGCCTTAATCCATGACTATGGTTGATGACGTGTATAAATTAACCCAGGACGCGCTTGAATTGATAAAGTCAGCCCAAAGGCAGAGGATAATCTATAGAACGCCGCTTGTGAAGTCAGATACAATATCGGGAGCAACTGGCGGCCAAGTCTTTCTTAAGCTGGAGGCCCTTCAAAAGACGGGGTCATTTAAGGCCAGAGGAGCATATAATGCAATAACCAGGATGAGCAGGGAAGGGGTTAAGCACGTGGTAACGGCTTCGGCTGGGAATCATGCGCAGGGCGTTGCTTATGTTGCATCCCTCTACGGCATGAAGGCCACGATAGTTATGCCCGTGATGACTCCATGGATAAAGATAAGCAGAACCAGGAAGTATGGGGCCGACGTGATCCTGCATGGAGAGTCGTACGCCGAGGCGGAGGCGAAGGCCATGGAATTAGCCAAGGAATTAAAAGCGACATATGTGCATGCATATAATGATCCATACATAGTGGCTGGGCAGGGAACAATAGGCTGGGAAATACTGGAGGATCTGGATGAAATCGATGCAGTGGTGGTTCCAATAGGGGGCGGCGGCCTTATTTCAGGCATAGCGACAGTAATAAAGAAGAAGAAGCCGAGCGTTAAGGTAATAGGGGTTCAGAGCGAGGGGGCTCCAAGCGCCTACTTATCGCTTAAGGAGGGAAAGATAATGGGCGTTGCAAGCGTTGATACAATAGCTGAGGGAATAGCGGTCAAGCGAATAGGCGACTTAACATTTAACTTAATGAGGGAGGNCGTCGATGATGTGGTGCTGGTCAGCGATAATGATATAGTTAATGCTATACTAGTGATAGGGGAAGCCACCAAGGTAATAGCTGAGGGAGCCGGGGCAGCCGCCGTGGCTGCATTATTGAGCGGCAAGGTAAACATAAAGGGCAATGTGGTGGCGGTAGTTAGCGGC of the Thermocladium sp. ECH_B genome contains:
- a CDS encoding MFS transporter, encoding MAITTEASPSERRSVLLNAFLGSFTASMNISMLIIALPAIFKGISVYPLXPLGFTSMIWLIVSYPLALAVAIPISGRLSDMYGRGKSFTIGFLVFTLSSLLLGLTQGTGGVASIELIAFRIIQGVGGSFMFSNSPALIMDVYPPRDRGFALXVIGISFSAGSVIGLLIGGVLAIINWRLVFLINAVIGVIGTYWAYKVXYRLSPGSGIVKVDWQGALLLAASLVAILIALNLGMLPYNNQPLGWGDPWVWALLALGGILLIALVQVERRVDEPMLRLDLFRIRQFTFGVASAFFLFLAQGANIFVLSILLQALYLPMHGIPYSETPLLAGIYLIPNSIANAIFAPIGGRLVNRLGARLVSTMGALIAGLSFELLGLLPIDFSYGLFAVILFIMGMGFGLFMSPNQVSILTPVPPKDRSAASGMRASLQNVGSLTSIVIFLSLIIVGTYAALPKVLAASLISAGLPISTAAALSSIPPAIALFAAFLGYDPISTLVNITHASIPQSLLPILTKPSFFPTAIAPAMIGGFHYAYHVAAAMAIMAAILSALRGRERLA
- a CDS encoding molybdenum cofactor biosynthesis protein MoaA yields the protein MREGFKELINVDDAVRGALSKIRGLPRIVTVETWRSLHRFLARDVVSSIDVPPFDRSAVDGYAVRSRDTFGASYTNPILLRVVGSVMAGDNPSIEVKPGEAVEVSTGAPLPSGADAVVMYEDSRLRGEFVEVFRPVAPMGNVSRRGEDVAAGEVVLRRGTWIRPWHVAILASMGIQAIEVFDLNIALYSTGNELIDIESMSGAGRGSIINSTRFIVADSLGEEGMGVTYRGILPDNEDEIRRRILSDIDRFDSIILTGGSSVGAPDATIRAIQSLSPEYFVHGTSIRPGRPNSVAVIRGKPVFSLSGFPVAALTGVEALVKPIFLELMGAKREPRPLVKGRLVRRVATPINTRSFIRVRVFRYGSDIYVEPLALTGSGVLSTLTKGNGILIVPENREGFDEGDEVYVELIGPIEEKMKDNITN
- a CDS encoding threonine dehydratase (catalyzes the formation of 2-oxobutanoate from L-threonine) encodes the protein MTMVDDVYKLTQDALELIKSAQRQRIIYRTPLVKSDTISGATGGQVFLKLEALQKTGSFKARGAYNAITRMSREGVKHVVTASAGNHAQGVAYVASLYGMKATIVMPVMTPWIKISRTRKYGADVILHGESYAEAEAKAMELAKELKATYVHAYNDPYIVAGQGTIGWEILEDLDEIDAVVVPIGGGGLISGIATVIKKKKPSVKVIGVQSEGAPSAYLSLKEGKIMGVASVDTIAEGIAVKRIGDLTFNLMREXVDDVVLVSDNDIVNAILVIGEATKVIAEGAGAAAVAALLSGKVNIKGNVVAVVSGGNIDMPMLTKIIYKALAKSNRIVKIRGLIPDRPGTLSIVTGKMGELGINIIDVFHERFNPEIKPNYVEVSFVIEVPPEAKALDNALTELGKLGYKFWTEHF